The window CTTCAGCAGCTTCCTGATCGGCTACATGTCGGTGCGCATCTCGACCACCGCGCCGTGGCCCGATACGTCCAAGGTATTCGGGCTCACGGTGGGCGGCGTGGACGTGCCGTTGCTGCTGATCGCGATCATGACGTTCATCCTGATCAGCAGCAGCGGCACGATGGCGATGGCCGTCAACTTCGGCTACCGGCGCAACGCCAAACGCGCCGCCGTGCTGTTGCTGGCGACCGCGCTGCTGGGCGCGGCCTTCGTGTCGATGCAGGCGCTGGAATGGACGAAGCTGATCGTCCATGAAGGTATCCGCCCGTGGGGCAACCCGCTGGGCGCGGCGCAGTTCGGCGCGTGCTTCTTCACGATCACCGGGTTCCACGGCTTTCACGTGACCTGCGGCGTGATCTACCTGCTGCTGATCGCACGCAAGGTGCTGCAACCGGGGTTCACCGAGCACGGCAACTTCCAGATCGTCGAGATTGCAGGCCTGTACTGGCACTTCGTCGACCTGGTGTGGGTGTTCATCTTCGCGCTGTTCTACTTGTGGTGAGGCAGGCCATGGACCACACCGATTCCGCCGATCGACCCGACGCCGCGCACGGCCAGCAGCATCCGATCGGCGTCTACCTGAAGATCTGGGGCCTGCTGTTCGTTCTGAGCACGTTGTCGTATCTGGTGGACTACTTCCACGTGCAGGGCGTGCTGCGCTGGGTGCTGATCGTCGTGCTGATGATCGCGAAGGCCGGGCTGATCGTGTCGATCTTCATGCACATGATGTGGGAGCGGCTGGCGCTCGTGTACGCGATCCTGGTACCACCGCTATGCCTGCTGGTGCTCATGGTGCTGATGGCCGCCGAAGCGCATCACACGTTCGGCATGCGGGCACTCTTCTTTCACTGATTCCCGGGCATCCGTTCGAGGGAGACTCTCATGAAATTTTCACGCCGACGTTTCATTACAGCCACCACCGTGCTGGCTTCCGCGCTGGCCGTGGGCCGTCGCGCGGCGGCGGCGGATGCCGTTGTCGTGCAGGAATCCGATGCAAACGCGCAGGCGCTCGGCTACAAGACGGACGCGAGCCGGGTCGACCGTAAGAAATTCCCGAAATTTCAGCCGGGCGAGGCCTGTGCGAATTGCCAGTTCTACCAGGGCAAGGCCGATGCCGCGATGGCGCCGTGCGCCATTTTCGGCGGCAAGCAGGTCAATGCGAAAGGCTGGTGCAGCGCCTATGCAAAAAAGGCGTAGCGAGCAGGGATGCCCGCGCGGCGCACCGGAGCGAGCACATACAATGTGAGCGTTCGTCGGCCTGCGCTTCGCCATGACCTGGGTGACGCGCGGGCCGCTCCGCCCGCGACCCGCCAAGGCCATCATGGAAATCAAATGGATCGAGGACTTCCTCGCGCTCGCTCAATATCAAAGCTTTTCCCGTGCGGCTGAATTTCGCAACGTCACGCAGTCGGGCTTCAGCCGTCGTATCCAGTCGCTCGAGCAGTGGATCGGCGCGGAGCTGATCGACCGCAGCAGCTTTCCGCCGGTGCTGACGCCGGCGGGCCGGCTGTTTCGCGAGACGGCCGAGGACGTGCTCAGCCGCCTGTTCGACACGCGGGCCATCATCCGCACCGAGCAACGGATTGCCGGCAAGAGCCTGCAGATCGCCGCGGGCCACACGATCGCGCTGAGTTTCCTGCCGGGCTGGCTCAAGGCGCTCGCCCCGCATTTTGGCGAAGTGCGGGCGCGCGTGATTCCGACCAACGTCCATGACTCGATCCTGATGCTCGTCAACGGCAACTGCGAGCTGATGTTTGCCTATCACCATCCCGAGCTGCCGCTCCATCTCGACCCGGCGAAGTACGCGCACCTGACGGTCGGCCTCGACACGTTGATGCCGGCATGCCGGCCGAACCGGCGCTCGGCCCCCGCGTTTCGCCTGCCCGGAACGAAGCAGACCCCGCTGCCGCTGATCTCCTATACGGAAACCAGCTACTTCGGCCGGTGTCTCGCGCTGCTGCTCGGTCGCGCCCCCGATACGCCCGCGCTGCAACTGCATTACGAGTCGGACATGGCCGAGGTGCTGAAGAAACTCGTGATGGAAGGTGAGGGCATCGCGTGGCTGCCCCGCAGCGCCATCGCCGCCGAGCTGGCGGCCGGCGAACTCGTCCCGGCCGGGCCCGCGGCGTGGAATCTCGAAGTCGAGCTGCGCGTGTATCGCGACGTGTCCAATCGCAGTGAATTCCTCGACACGCTGTGGCAGCACCTGCGCGAGGCGCCTTCCCGGCTCGGCTGAGTCGGGGTTTTCCCGCCTTATGCGGCGCTCGCATACCGCCATGTTGCACCGGCATCACGGTTTTATCGACCGTCCCTACCATTCGTTCCAACGGCAATCGTGACGCGTGACCGGCGTCGCGCGGCCTTCTTCGCAGCGCTCGTTCGCCTTCGGCGGCAGGGCGCCACCCAAGGACGAATGGACATGAAAAATCGCCTTACCTTCAGCATTGCAGTCGGCATGATCCTCGGTGTCGTCGCCGGTTATGCGTGCCACACCCACATCACGGATCCGGCCACGCTCAAAACCGTCGCCGGCTATTTCTCGATCGTCACCGACATCTTCCTGCGCCTGATCAAGATGATCATCGCGCCGCTGGTGTTCGTCACGCTCGTGTCCGGCCTGGCCGGCATGGACAGCGGCGAGGACGTCGGCCGCATCGGCCTGCGCTCGATCGGATGGTTCGTCTGCGCGTCGCTGATTTCGTTGAGCCTCGGCCTCGTCATGGCCAATGCGCTGCAGCCGGGCGCCGGCCTGAACCTCGTGGCATCCGCCGGCGAGGTCGGCACCGGCCTGAATACCGCCGCGCTGAACGCGCGGGACGTGATCACGCATGCATTCCCGACCAGCCTGCTCGACGCGATGGCGCGCAACGACATCCTGCAGATCCTGGTGTTCTCGGTCTTTCTCGGCATCGGGCTGAGCGCGCTGAAGCACGACAAGCGGGTCGGCGTCGTGATCCAGTCGATCGACGGCATGGTGCCGGTGATGCTGCGCCTGACCAACTACGTGATGCGCGCGGCGCCGCTCGGCGTATTCGGTGCGATCGCCGCGTCGGTCACGCTGCGCGGGCTCGACGTGATCTATACGTACGGCAAGCTGATCGGCGCGTTCTACCTCGGCTTGCTCGTCCTCTGGACGTTGCTGATCGGCGCCGGCTACGTGTTTCTCGGGCGACGCGTCGGCAGCCTGCTGAAGGCCGTGCGCGAACCCGCGCTGATCGCCTTCTCGACCGCGAGCAGCGAGGCCGCCTATCCGCGCCTGACCGAGCAGCTCGAGCGGTTCGGCGTGGACAAGAAGGTGGTGGGCTTCACGCTGCCGCTCGGTTACGCGTTCAATCTGGACGGTTCGATGATGTATCAGGCGTTTGCCGCGATCTTCATCGCGCAGGCGTTCGGCGTGCACATGCCGGTGTCGGAGCAGGTGTTCATGTTGCTGGTGCTGATGTTGAGCAGCAAGGGGATGGCGAGCGTGCCGCGCGGCTCGGTGGTCGTGGTCGCGGCGGTCGCGCCGATGTTCCATCTGCCGGTGGCCGGCGTCGCGATGATTCTCGCGATCGACCAGATTCTCGACATGGGCCGCACGATGACGAACGTGATCGGCAACAGCGTGGCGACGGCGGTGATCGCGAAGTGGGAGAGCCGGCGCGCGGCGAAGTCGCAAGCCGCCGCCGTATTCGATCAGCCGGAGAGTGCGTGATGCTTACGGATCGCGTGACTGCGCGGCGCAAGTTCGGCGTGGTCGGCGGCCTCGGGCCGCTGGGCAGTGCCGACGTGTTCTTCAAGATGGTGAAGGCGACGCCTGCGTCGTCCGACGACGAGCACGTCGACATGATTTTCGAGCAATACCCGTTCAAGGGCGCGGGGTCGGGAAGTGCGGCGACCATCGAACGCAAGCTGTACGTGTTCGACCTGATCCGCGCGTTCGAGAAGCGGGGTGTGACGACGGTCGTGCTGCCGTGCTTTCTGAGCCACACGTTCATCGACGAGCTGAAGGCGAACACGCGCCTGCCGATCGTGGATATCGTCGAAGCGGTGCGCAGCCATGTGCGGCGCAAGTATCCCGACGCGACGCGCATCGGTGTGCTGGCGTCCGACTACGTGCGCGGCAAGCGACTCTTCGAAGCGTATTTCCCGACGCCGCAGTTCGAAGTCGTCCATCCGCGGCCGTGCGACGGGATCGATCTCGTGACGGAGGCCATCTACGGCGCCGACGGCATCAAGCGCGGCAATCTTCGTGGCCGTCCGGTCGAGCTGTTGCGTCGTGCGTGCGAGGACCTTGCCGATCAGGGCGTGCAGGTGATCGTTCCCGGCCTGACCGAGATCGCGCTGGTCGCCGATGAAATCGGGCCGCAGCGCGTGCCGCTCGTGGATTCGAATCTCGCGTATGCGCAGTACGCGGTGACCGGGCAATCTGGTTGGCGCGCGGCAACGTTCAAGATCGGCGTGGTCGGCGGCGTCGGCCCGGCGGCGACCGTCGATTTTCTGGACAAGATCGTGCGCAACACGCCGGCGTCGCGCGATCAGGACCATATCAAGCTATTGG is drawn from Burkholderia ambifaria AMMD and contains these coding sequences:
- a CDS encoding heme-copper oxidase subunit III family protein, with translation MTVPTLPTESSVGESADIAPTDVGPDGWRGIVTDWAGDREAFKVPWGKAMMWIFLLSDTFVFSSFLIGYMSVRISTTAPWPDTSKVFGLTVGGVDVPLLLIAIMTFILISSSGTMAMAVNFGYRRNAKRAAVLLLATALLGAAFVSMQALEWTKLIVHEGIRPWGNPLGAAQFGACFFTITGFHGFHVTCGVIYLLLIARKVLQPGFTEHGNFQIVEIAGLYWHFVDLVWVFIFALFYLW
- a CDS encoding cytochrome C oxidase subunit IV family protein; this translates as MDHTDSADRPDAAHGQQHPIGVYLKIWGLLFVLSTLSYLVDYFHVQGVLRWVLIVVLMIAKAGLIVSIFMHMMWERLALVYAILVPPLCLLVLMVLMAAEAHHTFGMRALFFH
- a CDS encoding high-potential iron-sulfur protein; protein product: MKFSRRRFITATTVLASALAVGRRAAAADAVVVQESDANAQALGYKTDASRVDRKKFPKFQPGEACANCQFYQGKADAAMAPCAIFGGKQVNAKGWCSAYAKKA
- a CDS encoding LysR substrate-binding domain-containing protein; its protein translation is MEIKWIEDFLALAQYQSFSRAAEFRNVTQSGFSRRIQSLEQWIGAELIDRSSFPPVLTPAGRLFRETAEDVLSRLFDTRAIIRTEQRIAGKSLQIAAGHTIALSFLPGWLKALAPHFGEVRARVIPTNVHDSILMLVNGNCELMFAYHHPELPLHLDPAKYAHLTVGLDTLMPACRPNRRSAPAFRLPGTKQTPLPLISYTETSYFGRCLALLLGRAPDTPALQLHYESDMAEVLKKLVMEGEGIAWLPRSAIAAELAAGELVPAGPAAWNLEVELRVYRDVSNRSEFLDTLWQHLREAPSRLG
- a CDS encoding dicarboxylate/amino acid:cation symporter: MKNRLTFSIAVGMILGVVAGYACHTHITDPATLKTVAGYFSIVTDIFLRLIKMIIAPLVFVTLVSGLAGMDSGEDVGRIGLRSIGWFVCASLISLSLGLVMANALQPGAGLNLVASAGEVGTGLNTAALNARDVITHAFPTSLLDAMARNDILQILVFSVFLGIGLSALKHDKRVGVVIQSIDGMVPVMLRLTNYVMRAAPLGVFGAIAASVTLRGLDVIYTYGKLIGAFYLGLLVLWTLLIGAGYVFLGRRVGSLLKAVREPALIAFSTASSEAAYPRLTEQLERFGVDKKVVGFTLPLGYAFNLDGSMMYQAFAAIFIAQAFGVHMPVSEQVFMLLVLMLSSKGMASVPRGSVVVVAAVAPMFHLPVAGVAMILAIDQILDMGRTMTNVIGNSVATAVIAKWESRRAAKSQAAAVFDQPESA
- a CDS encoding amino acid racemase, with the translated sequence MLTDRVTARRKFGVVGGLGPLGSADVFFKMVKATPASSDDEHVDMIFEQYPFKGAGSGSAATIERKLYVFDLIRAFEKRGVTTVVLPCFLSHTFIDELKANTRLPIVDIVEAVRSHVRRKYPDATRIGVLASDYVRGKRLFEAYFPTPQFEVVHPRPCDGIDLVTEAIYGADGIKRGNLRGRPVELLRRACEDLADQGVQVIVPGLTEIALVADEIGPQRVPLVDSNLAYAQYAVTGQSGWRAATFKIGVVGGVGPAATVDFLDKIVRNTPASRDQDHIKLLVEQNPQIPDRTENLVGAGADPTISLYATCKKLEDGDADIIAIPCNTAHAFVERIQPWLRIPIVNMLSVTVAHLRDTYPALQEVGVLATSGTIESGVYRKALESQGLRQVAPAPALQARVMEAIYGAQGVKAGFTTGQCEEDIGAAIDALMDEGVSVIVLGCTELPILLPGDEYVGRNGRRATLVDPTDVLARTCIAHAMAAR